A genomic region of Friedmanniella luteola contains the following coding sequences:
- a CDS encoding DUF2510 domain-containing protein — MSAQAGWYPDPGGGQDLYRYWDGRAWSAATSPNPSAPAPAQGLVNAPAPASAQPLGAQPGTGTGYGSGQAYGGGHTGGSGAGPGAGYATSGAAGHAYPQYQQTARKRSPLGWWLAGAAVVVVLVVLAVVAVRAATGSGGGFSPIPGGQGSQNACPTPEENPTATPDPADGRVHGGPVSYPRLGAPWSPPEYDDRVPFGTDTKVQQITVEAEYQPRSSWVASILVAELQAGDGFFSPEQGSQVVVKCILGAFYGDAPVTSEVKVNQQATIDGHDAWVVESQLSFEIDGLQTKGELLLVAIVSAGATSGLYYASIPDTRPELVQPARDALAQLQVDG, encoded by the coding sequence GTGAGCGCACAGGCAGGCTGGTACCCCGATCCCGGCGGTGGGCAGGACCTCTACCGCTACTGGGACGGGCGGGCCTGGTCCGCCGCGACCTCCCCCAACCCCAGCGCCCCGGCGCCCGCCCAGGGCCTCGTGAACGCGCCCGCTCCCGCGTCCGCCCAACCGCTCGGTGCTCAGCCGGGGACCGGCACCGGCTACGGCTCCGGCCAGGCCTACGGCGGCGGCCACACCGGCGGCTCGGGGGCCGGCCCGGGCGCCGGCTACGCGACCTCCGGGGCCGCTGGTCACGCCTACCCGCAGTACCAGCAGACGGCCCGCAAGCGCAGCCCGTTGGGCTGGTGGCTGGCCGGGGCCGCCGTCGTCGTGGTCCTGGTCGTCCTCGCCGTGGTGGCCGTGCGGGCCGCCACCGGCTCCGGCGGCGGGTTCTCCCCGATCCCCGGCGGCCAGGGCAGCCAGAACGCCTGCCCGACACCCGAGGAGAACCCGACGGCCACCCCCGACCCCGCCGACGGCCGGGTGCACGGCGGTCCCGTCTCCTACCCGCGGCTGGGTGCCCCCTGGTCGCCCCCGGAGTACGACGACCGGGTGCCCTTCGGCACCGACACCAAGGTGCAGCAGATCACCGTCGAGGCCGAGTACCAGCCCAGGTCGAGCTGGGTCGCCTCGATCCTGGTCGCCGAGCTGCAGGCCGGGGACGGCTTCTTCTCCCCCGAGCAGGGCTCGCAGGTGGTCGTGAAGTGCATCCTCGGCGCCTTCTACGGCGACGCCCCGGTGACCAGCGAGGTCAAGGTCAACCAGCAGGCCACCATCGACGGGCACGACGCCTGGGTCGTGGAGTCCCAGCTGAGCTTCGAGATCGACGGCCTCCAGACCAAGGGCGAGCTGCTGCTCGTGGCCATCGTCTCCGCCGGCGCGACCTCCGGCCTGTACTACGCCTCGATCCCCGACACCCGCCCCGAGCTGGTCCAGCCGGCCCGCGACGCGCTGGCGCAGCTGCAGGTCGACGGCTGA
- the pstB gene encoding phosphate ABC transporter ATP-binding protein PstB, producing the protein MSKRIEVKDLNVYYGSFKAVEDVQLTVEPRTVTAFIGPSGCGKSTFLRTLNRMHEVIPGAYVEGSVRLDGDDLYGPGVDPVRVRRQVGMVFQRPNPFPTMSIADNVLAGVRLNNQRMSSAKSKELLETSLQGANLWNEVKDRLDKPGSGLSGGQQQRLCIARAIAVQPEVILMDEPCSALDPISTLAIEDLIGELKEDYTVVIVTHNMQQAARVSDQTAFFNLAAQGKPGRLVEIGSTEKIFSNPNEKATEDYITGRFG; encoded by the coding sequence ATGTCGAAGCGCATCGAGGTCAAGGACCTCAACGTCTACTACGGCTCCTTCAAGGCGGTCGAGGACGTCCAGCTGACCGTCGAGCCCCGGACCGTCACCGCCTTCATCGGTCCGTCCGGGTGCGGCAAGTCGACGTTCCTCCGCACCCTCAACCGGATGCACGAGGTGATCCCCGGCGCCTACGTCGAGGGCTCGGTCCGGCTGGACGGCGACGACCTCTACGGCCCGGGCGTCGACCCGGTGCGGGTGCGGCGCCAGGTCGGGATGGTGTTCCAGCGCCCGAACCCCTTCCCCACCATGTCGATCGCGGACAACGTGCTGGCCGGGGTGCGGCTGAACAACCAGCGGATGTCCTCCGCCAAGTCGAAGGAGCTGCTGGAGACCTCGCTGCAGGGCGCGAACCTGTGGAACGAGGTGAAGGACCGGCTCGACAAGCCCGGCTCCGGCCTCTCGGGTGGTCAGCAGCAGCGGCTCTGCATCGCCCGCGCCATCGCCGTCCAGCCCGAGGTCATCCTGATGGACGAGCCGTGCTCGGCGCTCGACCCCATCTCCACGCTCGCCATCGAGGACCTGATCGGTGAGCTGAAGGAGGACTACACGGTGGTGATCGTCACCCACAACATGCAGCAGGCCGCCCGGGTGAGCGACCAGACGGCGTTCTTCAACCTCGCCGCCCAGGGCAAGCCGGGCCGGCTGGTGGAGATCGGCTCGACGGAGAAGATCTTCTCCAACCCGAACGAGAAGGCGACCGAGGACTACATCACCGGCCGCTTCGGCTGA
- the pstA gene encoding phosphate ABC transporter permease PstA has translation MSTSVATRPPGPVTLTAGRLPRWSTGLLLAVCLVASLSLFAAFGSLGLIRVLLVAVLLYVVVSTALSAAVEGSRKAKDRLATTLVTSAFGLALLPLISLVVSVVGRGADRFDGTFFTYSMRSVVGEGGGAVHAITGTLWVTGIATLISVPIGLLAAIYLVEYGRGRLARSITFFVDVMTGIPSIVAGLFAYALFVIFFGPGTKSGLAGAVALSVLMIPVVVRSVEELLKIVPNELREAAFALGVPKWLTITKVVLPTALAGIVTGVMLAIARVIGETAPLLVASGFTQSLNNSPLDGPMMTLPVFVYRSYVDQGNPASAYVDRAWAGALTLVIIVMVLNLAGRLIAARFAPKTGR, from the coding sequence ATGAGCACCTCCGTCGCCACCCGCCCGCCGGGCCCGGTCACGCTGACCGCCGGCCGGCTGCCGCGCTGGTCCACCGGCCTGCTGCTGGCCGTGTGCCTGGTCGCCTCGCTGTCGCTCTTCGCCGCGTTCGGCTCGCTCGGCCTGATCCGCGTCCTCCTCGTGGCGGTGCTGCTCTACGTCGTCGTGTCCACGGCCCTCTCGGCCGCCGTCGAGGGCTCCCGCAAGGCCAAGGACCGGCTGGCGACCACCCTGGTCACCAGCGCCTTCGGCCTGGCGCTGCTGCCGCTGATCTCGCTCGTGGTCTCGGTGGTCGGTCGCGGGGCCGACCGGTTCGACGGCACCTTCTTCACCTACTCGATGCGCAGCGTGGTCGGCGAGGGCGGCGGCGCGGTGCACGCGATCACCGGGACCCTCTGGGTCACCGGCATCGCCACCCTGATCTCGGTCCCCATCGGCCTGCTCGCCGCCATCTACCTGGTCGAGTACGGCCGCGGTCGGCTGGCCCGCAGCATCACCTTCTTCGTCGACGTGATGACGGGCATCCCGTCGATCGTCGCGGGGCTCTTCGCCTACGCCCTGTTCGTGATCTTCTTCGGCCCGGGCACCAAGTCCGGCCTGGCCGGCGCCGTCGCCCTGAGCGTGCTGATGATCCCCGTCGTCGTCCGCTCGGTCGAGGAGCTGCTCAAGATCGTCCCGAACGAGCTCCGCGAGGCCGCCTTCGCGCTCGGGGTGCCGAAGTGGCTGACCATCACCAAGGTGGTGCTGCCGACGGCGCTGGCCGGCATCGTCACCGGCGTCATGCTCGCCATCGCCCGGGTGATCGGGGAGACGGCGCCGCTGCTGGTCGCGTCCGGCTTCACCCAGAGCCTCAACAACTCCCCGCTCGACGGTCCGATGATGACGCTGCCGGTGTTCGTCTACCGCTCCTACGTCGACCAGGGCAACCCGGCCTCGGCCTACGTCGACCGGGCCTGGGCCGGCGCCCTGACCCTGGTCATCATCGTCATGGTGCTCAACCTCGCCGGCCGCCTCATCGCCGCCCGTTTCGCTCCCAAGACCGGCCGCTGA
- the pstC gene encoding phosphate ABC transporter permease subunit PstC, whose protein sequence is MTQIEPDRIADTQVGSAPTFRADPPPAEPPRRTAATTATKAVKRPGDRIFEGLSTGSGTLILIILALVAAFLVAQGIPAFTSAVDDLPFGNTLRYVLPLAFGTVWAAFLAMVMGVPVAIAIALFISHFAPRRLAAGLGYVIDLLAAVPSVVYGLWGISVLGPLVQPVYLWLTENLGFIPLFAGPASGTGRTIFTAALVLAVMILPIVTALSREVFLQTPRLHEEAALALGATRWEMITMAVLPFARPGIISASMLGLGRALGETMAVALVLSPSAIISFALLQSTNPSTIAANIALSFPEAYGLGTNQLIATGLVLFVITLAVNSVARAVINRRKEFSGAN, encoded by the coding sequence ATGACGCAGATCGAACCCGATCGGATCGCCGACACCCAGGTGGGCAGTGCGCCGACCTTCAGGGCGGACCCGCCCCCGGCGGAGCCGCCCCGCCGCACTGCCGCGACGACGGCCACCAAGGCCGTGAAGCGGCCCGGTGACCGGATCTTCGAGGGGCTCTCGACCGGCTCGGGCACCCTGATCCTCATCATCCTGGCCCTGGTGGCCGCCTTCCTCGTGGCGCAGGGCATCCCGGCCTTCACCAGCGCGGTGGACGACCTGCCCTTCGGGAACACCCTCCGCTACGTGCTGCCGCTCGCCTTCGGCACCGTCTGGGCCGCCTTCCTGGCGATGGTCATGGGCGTCCCGGTCGCCATCGCCATCGCCCTGTTCATCTCCCACTTCGCCCCCCGCCGGCTGGCGGCAGGGCTGGGCTACGTGATCGACCTGCTGGCCGCCGTGCCCTCGGTCGTCTACGGCCTGTGGGGCATCAGCGTGCTCGGCCCGCTGGTCCAGCCGGTCTACCTCTGGCTGACCGAGAACCTCGGCTTCATCCCGCTCTTCGCCGGCCCCGCCTCGGGCACCGGCCGGACGATCTTCACCGCCGCCCTGGTCCTCGCCGTGATGATCCTGCCGATCGTGACCGCCCTCAGCCGCGAGGTCTTCCTGCAGACCCCGCGCCTGCACGAGGAGGCCGCGCTCGCCCTCGGCGCGACGCGCTGGGAGATGATCACGATGGCGGTGCTGCCGTTCGCCCGCCCCGGGATCATCTCGGCGAGCATGCTGGGTCTCGGCCGCGCCCTGGGCGAGACGATGGCGGTCGCGCTCGTCCTCTCGCCGTCGGCCATCATCTCGTTCGCGCTGCTGCAGTCGACCAACCCCAGCACCATCGCGGCCAACATCGCCCTGTCCTTCCCCGAGGCCTACGGCCTGGGCACCAACCAGCTGATCGCCACCGGCCTCGTGCTGTTCGTGATCACCCTGGCCGTCAACAGCGTCGCGCGCGCGGTCATCAACCGGCGCAAAGAGTTCTCGGGAGCCAACTGA
- a CDS encoding phosphate ABC transporter substrate-binding protein PstS produces the protein MKISRLSVAACAAVASLSLGLSACAANEGGSGTEPAASGSGSAGTASLTGTLTGIGASSAATAQETWAAAFQTANPDVTVNYSPDGSGAGRDAFAGGGADFAGSDRALTAEEASAASLSSSRCADGSAAIDLPIYVSPIAVIYKLDGVDDLKLDAETLAGIFKGDIKTWDDAKIKALNEGATLPSTNITAVHRADDSGTTENFTDYLHTVAPSVWDAEPDGEWAYEGGEAAPQTSGVVDAVTNGNGTIGYADASKAGDLGVAEIKVGDKFLAPSAEAAAAVIDNSPRDTEGRSASDIVVKIDRKAEGDVYPVVLLSYAIACEKYEDPAVAAKVKGYLSYVASAKGQQDAVATAKMAPLSEKLSTEVEAAAAKIS, from the coding sequence GTGAAGATCTCACGCCTGAGCGTTGCTGCGTGCGCAGCAGTCGCCTCGCTCTCGCTCGGCCTCTCGGCCTGCGCGGCCAACGAGGGCGGCAGCGGCACCGAGCCGGCCGCCAGCGGGAGCGGGAGCGCCGGCACCGCCAGCCTGACCGGCACCCTCACCGGGATCGGCGCCTCGTCCGCCGCCACCGCGCAGGAGACCTGGGCCGCCGCCTTCCAGACCGCGAACCCCGACGTCACCGTCAATTACTCCCCCGACGGCTCGGGCGCCGGCCGTGACGCCTTCGCCGGTGGCGGGGCCGACTTCGCCGGCTCGGACCGCGCGCTGACCGCCGAGGAGGCCTCGGCCGCGTCGCTGAGCTCCTCGCGCTGCGCCGACGGCTCGGCCGCGATCGACCTGCCGATCTACGTCTCGCCCATCGCCGTCATCTACAAGCTCGACGGCGTCGACGACCTGAAGCTCGACGCGGAGACCCTCGCCGGCATCTTCAAGGGCGACATCAAGACCTGGGACGACGCCAAGATCAAGGCGCTGAACGAGGGCGCCACCCTGCCCAGCACCAACATCACCGCCGTGCACCGCGCGGACGACTCGGGCACCACCGAGAACTTCACCGACTACCTGCACACCGTCGCCCCGTCGGTGTGGGACGCCGAGCCCGACGGCGAGTGGGCCTACGAGGGCGGCGAGGCCGCCCCGCAGACCTCGGGTGTGGTGGACGCGGTGACCAACGGCAACGGGACGATCGGCTACGCCGACGCCTCGAAGGCCGGCGACCTGGGCGTGGCCGAGATCAAGGTCGGCGACAAGTTCCTGGCCCCGTCGGCCGAGGCCGCCGCAGCCGTCATCGACAACTCCCCGCGCGACACCGAGGGCCGCAGCGCCAGCGACATCGTCGTCAAGATCGACCGCAAGGCCGAGGGCGACGTCTACCCCGTCGTGCTGCTGTCCTACGCCATCGCCTGCGAGAAGTACGAGGACCCGGCCGTCGCCGCCAAGGTGAAGGGCTACCTCAGCTACGTCGCGTCCGCCAAGGGCCAGCAGGACGCCGTCGCGACCGCCAAGATGGCGCCGCTGTCGGAGAAGCTGTCCACCGAGGTCGAGGCCGCGGCCGCCAAGATCTCCTGA
- a CDS encoding NUDIX hydrolase, with amino-acid sequence MVPVKMLERPVAAGRTTSRTRPRQRPVLAAGALVTREHPTRGTEVVIVHRKRYDDWSLPKGKLEAGESLPACAVREVQEETGVSIRLGSPLDQVTYDRGAGLKRVDWWSGSVVSAVGRAPDHEVDVVSWLPLKAALSRLTFEHDRFLVQQQLTQPVTTPLVIVRHAKAMDRKDWSRKDAARPINSRGRRQARLLIPMLAAYGAERLVSSTSARCISTLMPYAHHRELRVETYGQLSEEEGTSDAKGVARLVTRIRNQAAADHLPTVICVHRPVLPHVLEALDMVPTSLVTGEFLVAHLTGDGEVHALERHRPQA; translated from the coding sequence GTGGTGCCGGTGAAGATGCTGGAGCGGCCGGTGGCCGCCGGCCGCACCACGAGCCGCACGCGCCCGCGTCAGCGGCCGGTCCTGGCGGCGGGCGCCCTGGTCACCCGGGAGCACCCGACCCGGGGCACCGAGGTGGTGATCGTGCACCGCAAGCGCTACGACGACTGGTCGCTGCCGAAGGGCAAGCTGGAGGCCGGGGAGTCGCTGCCGGCGTGCGCGGTCCGGGAGGTCCAGGAGGAGACCGGTGTCTCCATCCGGCTGGGCAGCCCGCTGGACCAGGTCACCTACGACCGCGGGGCAGGGCTCAAGCGCGTCGACTGGTGGTCGGGCTCGGTGGTCTCGGCGGTCGGCCGGGCCCCCGACCACGAGGTCGACGTCGTCTCCTGGCTGCCCCTGAAGGCAGCCCTCAGCCGGCTCACCTTCGAGCACGACCGCTTCCTGGTCCAGCAGCAGCTGACCCAGCCGGTCACGACGCCGCTGGTGATCGTCCGGCACGCCAAGGCGATGGACCGCAAGGACTGGTCCCGCAAGGACGCGGCCCGGCCGATCAACTCCCGCGGCCGCCGGCAGGCCCGGCTGCTGATCCCGATGCTGGCGGCCTACGGCGCCGAACGGCTGGTCAGCTCGACCTCCGCCCGCTGCATCAGCACGCTGATGCCCTACGCGCACCACCGCGAGCTGCGGGTGGAGACCTACGGCCAGCTCAGCGAGGAGGAGGGCACCTCCGACGCCAAGGGCGTCGCGCGGCTGGTCACCCGGATCCGCAACCAGGCGGCGGCCGACCACCTCCCGACGGTCATCTGCGTCCACCGGCCGGTGCTGCCGCACGTCCTCGAGGCGCTCGACATGGTGCCGACGTCGCTGGTGACGGGGGAGTTCCTCGTCGCCCACCTGACCGGGGACGGCGAGGTGCACGCCCTGGAGCGGCACCGCCCCCAGGCCTGA